Part of the Vicinamibacteria bacterium genome is shown below.
ATCGCTTGACCTCTTGTACCCCGGACGAGCTCGTAGATCGTAAAGGGTACGACTTTCGAGTTGATGAGGGCCACGAGCCAACGAACTGGCCGTCCGAACGGGAAAGAACCCTTGCCGTCTTCGAGCCAGGCGTCCCAACTCATTCGCTTGGGAAACGCAAGGTACCTTAGCGTGCCGGCGATCACTCCCGGAAGGACCGCTTCTGCCAGTTCCGCAGGCAGCTCTCTTCGAAATAAGAGGTGCTCCTCCGTGCCGGCCTTGACGCCGGTCTTCAGCTCGTCGGGTGGGACGCCGACCTTCGCCGCGAAACCCAACGCTGCCCGTGTCCACACCCCGCTTTGATCCTTGGCGGCCTTAAGCGACGGGCCCCAGATTTCAGCCGTTCGCGGCTGTTGACGGGCAGGCACTTCGCTCTTGAGCACGAGGCGACGCGGAGTGAACCACGCCTGGGTTGCTTCAAAGAGTGCGTCCCGTTCAGAGGCAGGAGAGGGAACTCCGGGCGCCAATGGCTGGCCAAAGCAAAGTCGCTGTTCAAGGGCGCAATCGACGAATCCGTCCCGGAGCTGTTTGCTCAGCTGCACCAGCCAAGCTGCGGGGAGTTCCTCGCAGCCGATCTCGAGGAGAAACTCAGCCACGTGTAGCCCTGTCTGAGCTATCGAAGCGTGTTTGGCCCTCTGGTTCTTCCGGGGGCTTGATGTACGCCGCTGCAACGGCACACGCCAGCTTCCGTATCGCCAGGATCATCCCCGCCCGCTGGCTCACGGAAATGGCGCCGCGCGCGTCCAGGACGTTGAAGGCGTGGGAGGACTTCAGGCACCAATCGTAGGCGGCGAGTACCGAACGCCCCCCCGGCGCCTTCATCACCCGCCATCCTTCCGCCAAGTAGCTATCGAAGAGCCTCCGGTGGAGCTCGACGTCGGCCAGCTCGAAGGAGTACCGCGAGAGCTCGTACTCCTCCTCGTGGCGCACATCGCGGTAGAGACGGTCGGCCGACCAGCGAAGGTCGTAGACATCGTCCACGTCCTGGAGGTACATGGCGATGCGCTCCAGGCCGTAGGTGATCTCCCCGGAGATAGGGGCGAGGTCGATGGCCCCCGCCTGCTGAAAGTAGGTGAACTGCGTGATCTCCTGTCCGTCCAGGAGCACTTGCCAGCCGATCCCCCACGCCCCCAAAGTGGGCGACTCCCAGTTGTCCTCCTCGAACCGAACGTCGTGGGCGGCGGGATCGATGCCGAGCGCTTCCAGGCTCTGCAGGTAGATGCCTTGGATGTCCGCCGGGGGCGGCTTCAGGATCACCTGAAACTGCATGTGCTTGTAGAGCCGGTTGGGGTTCTGCCCGTACCGCCCGTCCGCGGGCCGGCGCGAGGGCTGGACGTAGGCCACGCGCCAGGGATCTCCTCCCAGCACGCGGAGAAAAGTCTCTGGATGCATGGTGCCGGCGCCCACCTCCCCGTCCCAGGGCTGGTGGATCAGGCAGCCGCGGTCCGCCCAGTAACGCTCCAGGACGAAGACGAGGTCTTGGAGGGTAGCTGGCGTCTGGCCCCTCAACTCCCTACCTCGCGGGCCACGTCCTTGAGGACGCGGTGGGAGCGCAGCCGCCGCTCGAGGTGGTTCGAGATCAGGTCCTGGTGGAACGTTTCGAGGGGCATGGCCTCGGGAGGGAGGGGTCCTTTCATGTCCGCGGGCGCCCGCGAGAAGACCTCGGCCAGAAAGGCCCGAGCCCCCTCGGGGAGCACCGGACCCGAGACGGGTCCGCAATTCTCGCACACGAAGCCCCGCGCCGCACTGTGATACCGCAGGGGGCCGAACCCGAGCGCCCCCCCGCAGGAGGCACAGCGGTCGAGGGGCGGGTAGATCCCGTGGATACGCAGGAGCCAGGCTTCGAGGTAGCGCGCGAGGAGGCGGTCGGGCGTGCCCTCTTCGGCGGCTCGGATGGTGGCCAGGGCCAGGCGGTAGACCTTCTCCTCCGCCTCGCCTTCCTGGGCGAAAGCGTCCAGCAGCTCCGCCAGGTAGGACAGGGTCATGACCGTTTCCAGGCCGCGCCGGCCCGCGCCGAAAGCTGACCGCAGCAGCTCGCACTCGCCCAGGCGGAAAAGGTCTGCGCCCTGCCGGCCGTAGAGTCCCACCCGGACTTCGCTGAGCGGCTCCAGGGCCGACTGGTAACGGGGTCGGGGCCCTCGGGCCCCCTTGGCCACGGCCCGGACTTTACCCCGCTCCCGGGTGAGCAGGACGACCAATTTGCTCGTCTCGCCCAGCTTGTACGTGCGAAGGACCAAGGCCTCCGAGGTGATGAGGGGCATGGCGCGCGTCCGGCGACTCGCCCGAACACGCTACGCTAACACAGCCGCCGAGCGCGCGCCATTGTTGAAGGAGCGGACGGGCCCGTGCTAGGTTCAGACCCATGGGCCTGCGCTTCGGGCGGATCGTCGCGATCTTGGGGCTGGGAGCGGCCCTCGGCCTCCTCTGGAACGGCTTCTCCGGCCGCGGACTTGCCCTGGGGCGGAGCGTTTTCGTCCAGCGGGGGGACGAGGTCATCGAGGCGGGCGAGGCCAAGGCGCGCCTCGACCGCGGCGCCCTCTTCCTCGACGCGCGGCCAGCCGACTTCTACAAGATGGGCCACATTCCGGGGGCTCTTCCCTTGCCCGAGCCCGACTTCGAACGCGCCTTCGCGGCTCTGGAACCGCGGCTCCGCCGCCACTTCAACCTGGTCGTGTACTGCAGCGGCTACGGGTGCGAGGCCA
Proteins encoded:
- the recO gene encoding DNA repair protein RecO, with product MPLITSEALVLRTYKLGETSKLVVLLTRERGKVRAVAKGARGPRPRYQSALEPLSEVRVGLYGRQGADLFRLGECELLRSAFGAGRRGLETVMTLSYLAELLDAFAQEGEAEEKVYRLALATIRAAEEGTPDRLLARYLEAWLLRIHGIYPPLDRCASCGGALGFGPLRYHSAARGFVCENCGPVSGPVLPEGARAFLAEVFSRAPADMKGPLPPEAMPLETFHQDLISNHLERRLRSHRVLKDVAREVGS
- a CDS encoding rhodanese-like domain-containing protein, translated to MGLRFGRIVAILGLGAALGLLWNGFSGRGLALGRSVFVQRGDEVIEAGEAKARLDRGALFLDARPADFYKMGHIPGALPLPEPDFERAFAALEPRLRRHFNLVVYCSGYGCEASNIVARHLREKGIHAAILNEGWPAWTDAGYPVRSGEAP
- a CDS encoding glycine--tRNA ligase subunit alpha; translated protein: MRGQTPATLQDLVFVLERYWADRGCLIHQPWDGEVGAGTMHPETFLRVLGGDPWRVAYVQPSRRPADGRYGQNPNRLYKHMQFQVILKPPPADIQGIYLQSLEALGIDPAAHDVRFEEDNWESPTLGAWGIGWQVLLDGQEITQFTYFQQAGAIDLAPISGEITYGLERIAMYLQDVDDVYDLRWSADRLYRDVRHEEEYELSRYSFELADVELHRRLFDSYLAEGWRVMKAPGGRSVLAAYDWCLKSSHAFNVLDARGAISVSQRAGMILAIRKLACAVAAAYIKPPEEPEGQTRFDSSDRATRG